The segment AACTGGGGCCCCGAAACTGTATTGGGCAGGAGTTAGTACAGGTTGAACTAAAAACGATCCTAGCGATGACTATTCGGGAGTTTGATTTGACACCCATATATGATAATACGGAAGTCTTTGGTGAGCCGGGATATATGGCTGATCTGCCAGGTGAGATCACCTCGCACCCAAGAGATGGCATGCCAGTTAGGGTTGTATTGACAAAACGCGGCGTCGATTCTGTCATCCCCTTGGCACGCAGTAACTAAATCCACCACCAAATCTGCTAATCTATGATGGTCGGGTTGACCTGTGCGTTCGAAAAGCACAAAAGAACAAATTTCGACGCAACACCTCCTAACCGTAACAATGCGCGAGCTAAAAATACTGCAGCGAAAGCTTCCATAAGTTGATTTAATTGAAGAAGTTACATTTTTTTTCCATCTAAAGCGACCTGTAACGGGTAAattatgttatgttatgtatatttttcgtccggggggccaTCGGCCCCGAAAGTCCCCTATtggggcacaggacgtgctgagctagagGAATTACAGTCTATCTATACGCTAATTACAGAGATATTTGGCCCTAACGGCGGCCAATACATGGGCAACTAGGTGCCCAAATAAAATAGCGCACCAGGTGCCCAAATTATGTCAGCAATCGTCGCCCCGATTGGCCAGCGCGCGTTAGACATGACCGACGCGACCTGCGCTCTGTATGATAGCAACACAGCCAACGAAAATGGACCAAAGCCACCGGCTTGCCTTCCCGGACGATGCCCTCCCGCCTGAAGGCATATACGAATCCCATGAGTCTCTATTTGCAGCCATTAATTCTTGGGCGAAACCTCGAGGTTATGCGTTCACGACGGGGAAATCATTAAAGACGTCAAGTGGCCGCATCAAAGTCATATTTGCCTGTGATCGAAATAAACTCCCACCGAGCACATCTATTACACGCCAACGCCGCACTTGTAGCCGAAGAACCGGCTGTAAGTTTTCAGTGCTGGCCAAGCAATCATTGGATGGAAATACGTGGGTCCTAACAGGGCTGCcgtcagatcaatcaaatcagatTAGGACGTAAATCTGAACTGAACTGATAATTTGCCCTCTACATCTGATCTGATTGATTGATAGATAGATATCTGATATATAATAGGTCACGTGGAGCTATTCCCAGCCTCACGATTCTGCCCGTGGGATCTGACTGCCTTGTTGCTTAAGCATACCCCCCCCAAGAGTAACACACCCTCCCCTTATCCAGTTCTTCAGTAATTGGATCGACTCAATGCTCGAGAGAATGTCGCTGTGAGCTGACTGTAAGCTTCGCAAGACTGAATGTTCTCTCACAATCGGTTGACATGGCCGGGATTGCAAGGGCATCCAATGCAAGTCTACTCAAACGCGGGATTGCTATGATCAATCCACAAAGTCTGGCTAAACCTATGCCGTATCAGAGCGAGAGGTAGAAAAAAGGGGTGATCTACCGTATTTACTCACGAGATTCGGAACGCCCTGTGGAGTCAACTACCGTTCTTACGGCTGATTTAGCAGCATATAATTGGCTTTTTGGATTTAACACGGCTATAATCGACTTTTTGAGAGTCTAAAAAGGAATTAGCCACTTAGTACATGGCATTTGACTCCACAGGGCGTTCCGAATCTCATGAGTAAATACGGGTATCTTTAGATTCGCCTCTACCTAAGACCCCGGCAAGCAAGGGTCCAGGACCAATCAGCTCCGCTGACCCCTGTAACATTGTAGCGTTTCAGGAAGAGCCACTCTCTCCGGAGCCGGAACATACGGATAATCCGGTGTATCTAGGGTAGCCGCTCTCCATTCAGATATATCAGATGTACAGACGTTGTATTtgaattgattgatctgGCAAAATTCCATATCTGATttgaattgattgatttgattgatatATCTGATTGTTAATCTGATCTGACGGCAGCCCTGGAAGCTATCCCCAGCCCTGTCAAGTTCCCCCAAATACCCTAACCAACTAGCGGAGAAGATCCCAGATTTTCTTGACTCCCCGAAGCGGCGTTTTCATAGTAACTGCATTCTTAACGTTGATGAAACGCCAATTCCTATTGAATACATAGACGGGTCAACATACGCCCCAGGGCTGCCGTCAGATCAGATCAACAATCAGATATATCAGTCAGATTAATCAATTCAAATCAGATATAGAATTTCATCCGATCAATTAATTCAGAACAAGTGTCTATACTTCTGATATATCTGATATCCCTTGCATAGAGAGCGGTTACTCTAGAACTTCTAGATCACCTATATATATGCTCTAACTCCggaaatatatataaactattattaGAGTATCAGCACATCCTTCTTTTATCATTACACTTTCTTATTAGATATATGTTAAGAAAGTAGCCTTATCTACACCTAAATCCTTAATAAGTGTATAATAGATACCTTAATTTGCGCTTTACATAGTTATAAGCTACAGTGATGGctttctttataataagcctGCTTACTGCTCTAGACTCTATTGATTTAAGGATCTTTACTCCTGCTAATCTAAACTGAGGAGCCTATATAGCCCTCTTATAAAACAGCCTTACAGCTGTGAACAGCACTATTAGTGTTTTACTCAGTCTTAGGTAGATAACTTAgatactattattattacttaacgtgcttgataagcgagtgcaccagacaagcgagtgcACCACCGCACTGtatagctaaaaatagcctaccctataaCATCTAgctaccttaaataaaatagttaaaaatCTAGAAaaatttattttatatatttaatagctatttatctataaaagtatttttcttagatttttagctattttattttatacaCTAAAGCTTAATCATacagtgtaaataagctttttatatactagctataaataaattagctagaattattttaataataatatagcttttttatatagttaaatagataacttttaaattttagctattttaagcttaGCTTGGATTTTGTATAGGCTTttaaaaagtagcttttaaGGAATAAATTAAGCTGGtgcactcgcttatcaagCACGTTACTCTATTTTCTTTAGTACACCAAAAACACACAAAATTTCAACTGCCCGTCTTCACTGCACGTCTTTTTATCATGGTGGCCAAGGCTTTTCAGGTCGGGATTATTGCCGGCAGTCAGCGGCCGATCCAAGTCGGCAGTCAAATCACAGATTGGGTCCAGGGAATCATCGAGAGGCATCTGggcaacaacagcaacatcggATTGCGCCGCATTAATGTCAAAGACGTCAACTGCTCTGTATATGACGAACCTTATCCACCAATTCAGATCACCAGTTCCGACCAGTACACAAAAGACACCACGAAGGCTTGGTCAAGGATTGTTGCCCCTCTGGACGCATTCGTTATTGTTACACCTGAGTACAACCTCAACGTTCCGGCCGGCCTGAAAAATGCAATTGACCTACTCTACTTTGAATGGACCAAAAAGCCGTTTTTTATCGTTAGTTATGGAGGCGTGGGCGGAACATTTTCCTACGAAAACTTGAAGCGGTCCTTAAGC is part of the Fusarium oxysporum Fo47 chromosome VII, complete sequence genome and harbors:
- a CDS encoding flavo protein-like protein, whose protein sequence is MVAKAFQVGIIAGSQRPIQVGSQITDWVQGIIERHLGNNSNIGLRRINVKDVNCSVYDEPYPPIQITSSDQYTKDTTKAWSRIVAPLDAFVIVTPEYNLNVPAGLKNAIDLLYFEWTKKPFFIVSYGGVGGTFSYENLKRSLSLAIKARVVENGVNLAFGPAENGIAPKALTGQDLGLSLTADNTLWVDKRDDIKKGWEELVSLLNTKPTE